From a single Granulicella aggregans genomic region:
- a CDS encoding bifunctional YncE family protein/alkaline phosphatase family protein, with product MASGQGVAPANGKAPTATLPNGRLIEPEGAWVKVAPYPYTLAVRPDGDQLVMPSIGWPFSLNIVDHPQNEGDRLAKAVTQRIPSGPKSDPEIQVHTGVVYSPDGSLLYDTTGDTGAVHIFSTAGWKRVAVISLNGLTAGQSFAHSFSAAIALSPDGQRLYVLDQANWRVVVIDTKTRQRVGWFPTGANPFSIVLSPNGERVYITNSGLFEYKLIAGVEKKDVLHTGISFPPSGYPSKAAREGGRVEGHDVPGLGDENDPRGSSLWTYDVGDSANVRLMAKLRLGKRIGEDNKDAAMSAVGGASPTGVVAADDRVYVALAHQDAVAVVSADGAKMVDEIALTPFTGDSFLDRQGRPLRGVMPAGLALHGHRLYVAEAGINAVAVVDTVSNQVIGHKPVGWFPTAVQISADGKVMYVANTKGKGSGPNGGAAFHPVNTGNYIGELEFGSLSVVPVADETELKASTEKVVRNNLAAASANSPLPRLKHVFLIVRENRTYDEILGDVAGADGDPKLARWGMNGWFSSTPQDKTVKVTPNAHALVERFGTSDRFFVDSDVSADGHRWIMGAAPTPWFHVAWTSNYAGRRSGDEFSEAPGRRAITGGSDAPMPEDEPEFGTIWEHIADSGLPIRNYGEGLEVEGGQEIDGTAPTGQRMVLNSPVPNPVFTSSDRNFPTFNLGIPDQFRFDEFAKDFTEMLANGDAPSLIVIRLPGDHTASPRARDGYPDRGSYVADNDLALGKIIEFLSHSAIWKDSAVFASEDDAQGGVDHVDAHRSVLVAASPYNRRGVISHRHISMGSILKTTYELLGLGPLNLEDRLAADLSDMFTTTPDLAPYTAVAPDVRIFDPLKARIARPKNAEQAKELLDMDDPEEIAAEARREAKAARKAAQVAVK from the coding sequence GTGGCGTCCGGACAGGGGGTTGCTCCTGCGAACGGCAAAGCACCCACTGCGACTCTGCCCAACGGTCGTCTTATCGAGCCGGAGGGAGCATGGGTAAAGGTCGCTCCGTATCCCTACACGCTTGCGGTAAGGCCCGACGGGGATCAACTGGTGATGCCTTCGATCGGTTGGCCGTTCTCGCTGAACATCGTGGACCATCCGCAAAACGAAGGCGACCGTCTCGCGAAGGCTGTGACCCAGAGAATTCCATCAGGCCCGAAGAGTGATCCGGAGATCCAGGTCCATACGGGTGTCGTCTACTCCCCCGATGGCTCTTTGCTCTACGACACGACCGGCGACACCGGAGCGGTCCATATCTTCTCCACCGCTGGCTGGAAGCGCGTTGCGGTCATCTCGCTGAACGGTCTTACGGCTGGGCAGAGCTTCGCCCACAGCTTCTCCGCCGCGATTGCTCTGAGCCCCGACGGCCAGCGCCTTTATGTGCTCGATCAGGCAAACTGGCGCGTGGTGGTGATCGACACGAAGACCCGGCAGAGGGTGGGATGGTTCCCGACCGGGGCCAATCCCTTCTCGATTGTGCTCTCGCCCAACGGCGAACGTGTCTACATCACCAACTCTGGCCTCTTCGAGTACAAGCTGATCGCCGGCGTAGAAAAAAAGGACGTTCTCCACACCGGAATTTCGTTTCCTCCATCCGGCTATCCGTCCAAGGCCGCGCGTGAAGGCGGTCGGGTCGAAGGTCACGATGTCCCCGGCCTGGGAGATGAGAACGATCCCCGTGGAAGTTCGTTATGGACATACGATGTCGGCGATTCAGCGAATGTAAGGCTGATGGCCAAGCTTCGTTTGGGGAAGAGGATTGGCGAAGACAACAAAGATGCCGCAATGAGCGCAGTTGGCGGAGCATCGCCCACGGGCGTTGTTGCTGCAGATGACCGCGTCTATGTGGCGCTCGCGCATCAGGATGCGGTCGCTGTCGTCTCCGCCGATGGCGCGAAGATGGTCGACGAGATCGCGCTCACGCCGTTCACGGGCGATTCGTTTCTTGATCGCCAGGGCCGTCCTCTGCGTGGCGTCATGCCGGCGGGTCTCGCCTTGCATGGCCACCGGCTGTATGTGGCGGAGGCTGGCATCAATGCCGTCGCGGTGGTCGATACGGTCTCGAATCAAGTAATCGGCCATAAGCCCGTGGGATGGTTCCCAACTGCGGTCCAGATATCAGCCGATGGCAAGGTGATGTACGTCGCGAATACAAAAGGCAAAGGGAGCGGTCCGAACGGTGGTGCCGCATTCCATCCCGTAAACACTGGGAACTACATCGGCGAATTGGAGTTTGGCAGCTTGTCCGTAGTCCCTGTCGCGGATGAGACCGAGTTGAAGGCTTCGACGGAGAAGGTCGTTCGCAACAACCTTGCCGCGGCATCCGCGAACTCGCCGCTGCCTCGTCTGAAGCATGTCTTTCTCATCGTCCGCGAGAACCGCACCTATGACGAGATCCTCGGCGATGTGGCCGGTGCGGATGGCGATCCCAAGCTCGCTCGCTGGGGCATGAACGGCTGGTTCTCCTCGACGCCGCAGGACAAGACAGTGAAGGTGACCCCCAATGCGCACGCTCTGGTTGAGAGGTTCGGCACCAGCGACCGCTTCTTTGTGGATAGCGACGTCTCAGCCGACGGCCATCGCTGGATCATGGGTGCAGCTCCCACGCCGTGGTTCCACGTCGCATGGACTTCAAACTATGCAGGACGCCGTAGTGGCGATGAGTTCAGCGAGGCTCCCGGCCGCCGCGCGATCACCGGTGGCTCGGACGCCCCCATGCCCGAAGACGAGCCGGAGTTCGGGACCATCTGGGAGCACATCGCCGATAGCGGCCTTCCTATCCGCAACTACGGCGAGGGCCTTGAAGTGGAAGGCGGCCAGGAGATCGACGGGACCGCTCCCACGGGTCAGCGCATGGTTCTCAACTCGCCGGTGCCGAACCCGGTCTTCACCTCGAGCGACCGCAACTTCCCGACCTTCAATCTCGGCATTCCGGATCAGTTCCGGTTCGATGAGTTCGCGAAGGATTTTACCGAGATGCTGGCAAACGGCGATGCGCCCTCGCTGATCGTGATTCGCCTCCCGGGAGATCACACGGCAAGCCCGCGCGCCCGCGATGGATACCCTGACCGTGGATCGTACGTCGCAGATAACGACCTCGCGCTGGGAAAGATCATCGAGTTCCTCTCGCACAGTGCGATCTGGAAAGACTCTGCCGTCTTCGCTAGTGAGGACGACGCGCAGGGAGGCGTCGATCACGTCGATGCGCATCGCAGTGTTCTGGTGGCGGCAAGCCCCTACAACCGTCGCGGAGTCATCTCCCACCGGCACATCAGCATGGGGAGCATTCTCAAGACGACCTACGAACTCCTCGGGCTTGGCCCGTTGAATCTCGAAGACCGATTGGCCGCCGATCTCAGCGATATGTTCACCACGACTCCTGACCTGGCTCCGTATACTGCCGTCGCTCCGGATGTTCGAATCTTCGATCCGCTTAAGGCGCGCATCGCCCGCCCGAAGAACGCCGAGCAGGCGAAGGAGTTGCTGGACATGGATGATCCGGAGGAGATCGCCGCTGAGGCACGGCGAGAGGCGAAGGCCGCTCGGAAGGCAGCCCAGGTAGCAGTGAAGTAG
- a CDS encoding TonB-dependent receptor, whose translation MSISHPTFARCGYWKIFASFAAIVLVLLSGHGALAQSIQGSIIGTVKDTAGAVVPGASVVLTSLDQGTVRTTTSNDSGDFQFGDAKAGKYSIEVTLAGFEKWTTSGLVLTARQELRVDPALTVGSVQQEVTVSAEAIGAINTENATVSAVYSAAEAANLPVNTRASSTGTSAYNIIGTLPGVQSDGHGSFSLQGGLPFQADVTVDGITIKSAAGGDKPIADAFPSTEAISEIRTDGAQNNAEFGSPGEVTITTKGGSNIIHGSAFWYYQTAGFDAIPYTYVTTTQKPKLVANTYGGSFGGPVVIPHLYNGHGKTFIFGDYEGWRRPAQQTEQFKVPSTLLKQGDFSKYSSPGFMGLTDLNGNNIGFKLPAINAAAQKLLSLYPDPNVGDPTVYVDDNTPNYQVNKDASQHSDQFDIRGDQYIGSNQKFLVWGRYTYKNYPSSSPEPLAVPSAVNTNLNNVLKISANYTITPQLINEFSFGFTRSSSGQSNSFDGKTFTEGLGLNGLQNLFYNGIPELDFHNVSSLNADRLSSVNTSDTYVYADSLTWNKGRHSMRFGFDIRTLEAVSPLGFNGSDNYGTFQYNPSSGNSSGLFTGVDFADFLSGLPYSTFYDVVSQDNDGKSKHYDFFAQDQWKLNDRLTLSYGLRYELHPGYYDVHGDIGNFDPTVAGSGAAIYPDGHADLLNTDFLLSANACTPYGTTSGGATINGAACMPVLSNSQGGYPAGLKKYPHLRFMPRFGFAYKPFNNDKTSVRGGFGIYNNNLLGSSFYSLTGTLQAGTTQYTNTLTNGVPGYQWPNIFAGAGNGGGTTNYGQDYFGTANSIDWKDPYTEQWSFSIDRSIGAGYAFRLSYIGSETHHLVYAPDENTLPFSNTVSANNQPLSARLFPNWGRINTRDTSANASYNSLQAEFSHRFQRGFQFDSSYTFAKALADNQGPANNGGFSGENGGNRATSILDRRIDYGNVYGTRRNLWNTTMVYDLPFGRGKQFGSNVSRFADLAIGGWRISNIFLWQSGPFETPFYGSGQGDPSGTGSGLTGSQTGFDGGHRNQYPDRVAGVAVKPSNQGRNAWVNSAAFTCPGLPGYVTNSGQACTTGLGIVKNKDGSFTNYGSPIGRFGNAGVGSIVGPGTVNLSSGISKAFAITERANLRIEGTFTNVLNHTNLGDPNLDISSTSFGRINGVIGSGLLGANDGGARSGQVAARLDF comes from the coding sequence TTGTCCATCTCACATCCAACGTTCGCCAGATGCGGATACTGGAAGATCTTCGCGTCCTTTGCGGCGATTGTCCTGGTCCTGCTGTCCGGCCACGGGGCCCTCGCCCAGTCGATTCAAGGCAGCATTATCGGTACGGTAAAAGACACCGCCGGAGCGGTCGTCCCCGGCGCAAGTGTCGTGCTCACCAGCCTTGACCAGGGCACCGTCCGCACCACGACGTCGAATGATTCCGGCGACTTCCAGTTCGGAGACGCCAAGGCCGGCAAGTACAGCATTGAAGTCACTCTAGCTGGATTCGAGAAGTGGACCACCTCTGGCCTCGTCCTCACGGCCCGCCAGGAACTCCGCGTTGACCCCGCCCTCACCGTCGGCAGCGTGCAACAGGAGGTCACCGTCTCGGCTGAAGCGATTGGCGCGATCAACACCGAGAACGCTACCGTCAGCGCGGTCTACTCTGCCGCTGAGGCTGCCAATCTTCCTGTGAACACCCGCGCCAGTTCAACCGGCACCAGCGCCTACAACATCATCGGCACACTGCCCGGCGTACAGTCGGACGGCCACGGTAGTTTCTCCCTCCAGGGCGGCCTTCCCTTCCAAGCCGATGTGACCGTCGACGGCATCACCATCAAGAGCGCTGCCGGCGGCGACAAGCCGATCGCTGACGCGTTCCCTTCCACTGAGGCTATCTCGGAGATCCGCACCGACGGTGCCCAGAACAACGCCGAATTCGGTTCCCCGGGTGAAGTCACCATCACCACCAAGGGCGGAAGCAATATCATCCACGGTTCGGCCTTCTGGTACTACCAGACTGCGGGCTTTGATGCCATCCCCTACACCTACGTCACCACGACCCAAAAGCCCAAGCTTGTCGCGAACACCTATGGCGGCAGCTTTGGCGGCCCTGTCGTCATCCCCCACTTGTACAACGGCCACGGCAAGACCTTCATCTTTGGCGACTACGAAGGCTGGCGACGTCCAGCGCAGCAGACCGAGCAGTTCAAGGTTCCCAGCACGCTGCTGAAGCAGGGTGACTTCTCGAAGTACTCTTCGCCGGGATTCATGGGACTCACGGACTTGAACGGGAACAACATCGGCTTCAAGCTACCCGCGATCAACGCGGCAGCGCAAAAGCTGCTCTCGCTTTACCCCGACCCCAATGTCGGCGACCCCACCGTATACGTCGACGACAACACGCCCAACTATCAGGTGAACAAGGACGCCAGCCAGCACTCGGACCAGTTCGACATCCGCGGCGACCAGTACATCGGCTCCAACCAGAAGTTTCTCGTCTGGGGACGCTACACGTATAAGAACTACCCCAGCAGCAGCCCCGAACCGCTGGCTGTCCCTTCAGCGGTAAACACCAACCTCAACAACGTCCTCAAGATCAGCGCAAACTACACCATCACTCCGCAGTTGATCAACGAGTTCAGCTTCGGATTCACCCGTTCGAGCAGCGGTCAGAGCAACAGCTTCGATGGCAAGACCTTTACCGAAGGTCTCGGCCTCAACGGGCTCCAGAACCTCTTCTACAACGGCATACCGGAGCTGGACTTCCACAACGTAAGCAGTCTCAACGCGGACCGTCTCAGTTCGGTCAACACTTCCGACACCTACGTCTACGCCGATTCGCTGACCTGGAACAAAGGCAGGCACAGCATGCGCTTCGGCTTTGACATCCGCACCCTGGAGGCGGTCTCGCCCCTCGGATTCAACGGTTCGGACAACTACGGAACCTTCCAGTACAACCCTTCGAGCGGCAACAGCAGCGGCCTTTTCACCGGAGTCGACTTTGCTGACTTCCTCTCCGGTCTGCCCTATTCGACCTTCTATGACGTCGTCAGCCAGGACAACGACGGCAAGTCCAAGCATTACGACTTCTTCGCGCAGGACCAGTGGAAGCTCAACGACCGCCTCACCCTCAGCTACGGCCTGCGGTACGAACTACATCCCGGCTACTATGACGTTCACGGCGATATCGGCAACTTCGATCCCACGGTTGCTGGCTCGGGCGCGGCGATCTATCCGGACGGCCACGCCGACCTACTGAACACTGACTTCCTGCTCAGCGCGAATGCCTGCACTCCCTACGGCACCACATCTGGCGGGGCAACGATCAACGGTGCGGCCTGTATGCCGGTGCTCTCCAACAGCCAGGGCGGTTACCCTGCCGGCCTAAAGAAGTATCCGCACCTGCGCTTCATGCCTCGTTTCGGCTTCGCGTACAAGCCGTTTAACAACGACAAGACGTCGGTCCGCGGCGGCTTCGGCATCTACAACAACAACCTGCTCGGCTCTAGCTTCTACTCGCTTACGGGCACGTTGCAGGCCGGAACGACGCAGTACACCAACACCCTCACCAATGGCGTTCCGGGCTACCAGTGGCCGAACATCTTTGCCGGCGCGGGTAACGGCGGCGGTACAACAAACTACGGACAGGACTACTTCGGTACTGCGAACAGCATCGACTGGAAGGACCCCTACACCGAGCAGTGGTCGTTCAGCATAGACCGTTCCATCGGCGCGGGCTATGCCTTCCGTCTCTCGTATATCGGCTCGGAGACGCACCACCTGGTCTACGCTCCGGACGAGAACACGCTTCCGTTCTCCAATACTGTCTCAGCGAACAACCAGCCGCTCAGCGCCCGGCTATTCCCCAACTGGGGCCGCATCAACACCCGCGACACCAGCGCCAACGCCAGCTATAACTCGCTGCAGGCGGAGTTCTCGCACCGGTTCCAGCGCGGATTTCAGTTCGACTCCTCCTACACCTTCGCCAAGGCGCTTGCCGACAACCAGGGTCCTGCGAACAACGGCGGTTTCTCCGGCGAGAACGGCGGCAACCGCGCAACCTCCATCCTCGACCGGCGCATCGACTACGGCAACGTATATGGCACTCGTCGCAACCTCTGGAACACCACCATGGTCTACGACCTTCCCTTTGGTCGCGGCAAGCAGTTCGGCTCCAACGTCTCGCGGTTCGCAGATCTCGCGATCGGCGGATGGCGGATCTCGAACATCTTCCTCTGGCAGTCGGGTCCGTTCGAGACGCCTTTCTACGGCAGTGGGCAGGGTGACCCTTCCGGCACCGGATCGGGCCTTACCGGCTCCCAGACTGGCTTCGACGGCGGTCACCGCAATCAGTATCCCGACCGCGTCGCCGGCGTTGCTGTCAAGCCCTCCAATCAAGGTCGGAACGCATGGGTCAACTCAGCCGCATTCACCTGCCCTGGCCTTCCCGGCTATGTCACGAACAGCGGCCAGGCCTGCACCACCGGACTCGGCATTGTGAAGAATAAGGACGGCTCGTTCACCAACTACGGGTCGCCGATCGGCCGCTTCGGCAACGCCGGAGTCGGCTCCATCGTCGGCCCCGGAACCGTCAACCTCTCCTCCGGCATCAGCAAGGCGTTCGCCATCACGGAACGCGCCAACCTGCGCATCGAGGGCACCTTCACCAACGTTCTCAACCACACCAACCTCGGCGACCCGAACCTCGACATCAGCTCAACGTCCTTCGGTCGGATCAACGGAGTCATCGGATCCGGACTACTCGGCGCGAACGACGGCGGAGCCCGCAGCGGTCAGGTCGCAGCTCGCCTGGACTTCTAG
- a CDS encoding FAD-containing oxidoreductase — MTTNYDAIVIGAGQSGPAMTARLSAAGKKVALIERKLLGGTCVNVGCTPTKAMVASAHAAHIARRADEFGVIASAQVGVNLQKVIERKNQIVTNSRAGLERWMKGLDNCTLYRGQASFESASSVRVGEELLEAKQIFLNVGARPVISVVGADTVPHLTSTTILDLKELPQHLIVVGGSYIGLEFAQMFRRFGSEVTVAEKNSRLLSREDEDVSQGIREILEAERIQFRVDATCIQLSQSNGKVGVGLDCTHGAPEIDGSHILLAIGRQPNTDDLNLASAGVATDERGYIVTDEHLRTSVDGIFAMGDVNGRGAFTHTSWNDYEIVADNLLDHGTRSTKDRFPVYALYIDPPMAHIVMTEAEVRKSGRPALIGKRAMTRVGRAVEKGESQGFMKALVDAETRHLLGATILGVGGDEAIHCLLTCMYAKQPIDLIARSVHIHPTVSELIPTMLQELKPLV, encoded by the coding sequence ATGACGACCAACTACGACGCAATCGTAATTGGTGCCGGACAATCTGGCCCCGCTATGACTGCCCGCCTCTCCGCGGCTGGAAAGAAGGTCGCGCTCATCGAGAGGAAGCTGCTTGGAGGCACCTGCGTGAATGTGGGATGCACGCCTACGAAGGCGATGGTCGCCTCGGCGCACGCGGCTCACATCGCGCGGCGTGCCGATGAGTTTGGAGTGATTGCGTCCGCTCAGGTCGGCGTGAACTTGCAGAAGGTGATTGAGCGCAAGAATCAGATCGTCACCAACTCACGTGCGGGCCTGGAGCGATGGATGAAGGGGCTGGACAACTGCACGCTCTATCGTGGCCAGGCGAGCTTCGAGTCGGCGAGCAGCGTCCGTGTAGGCGAAGAGTTGTTGGAGGCGAAGCAGATCTTCCTGAATGTTGGCGCTCGTCCGGTGATCTCCGTTGTGGGAGCCGACACTGTGCCTCATCTGACGAGCACCACGATACTGGATCTGAAGGAGCTGCCTCAGCACCTGATCGTAGTCGGCGGGAGCTACATCGGCCTGGAGTTCGCCCAGATGTTTCGCCGGTTTGGGAGCGAGGTAACGGTGGCGGAAAAGAACTCCCGTCTCCTCTCCCGTGAAGATGAAGATGTTTCGCAGGGAATAAGAGAGATTCTGGAGGCGGAAAGGATTCAATTCCGTGTCGACGCAACTTGCATCCAGCTCTCGCAATCGAACGGCAAGGTGGGCGTAGGTCTGGACTGCACCCATGGTGCCCCGGAGATAGACGGTAGCCACATCCTTCTGGCCATTGGACGGCAGCCGAACACCGACGACCTAAACCTTGCCTCTGCTGGGGTCGCGACTGACGAGCGCGGCTACATCGTCACCGACGAGCACCTTCGCACCAGCGTGGATGGGATCTTCGCAATGGGGGACGTCAACGGTCGCGGTGCCTTCACGCATACATCGTGGAACGACTACGAGATCGTCGCTGACAATCTCCTCGACCACGGCACGCGTTCGACGAAAGATCGCTTCCCCGTCTATGCCTTGTACATCGATCCGCCGATGGCACACATTGTCATGACGGAGGCCGAGGTACGCAAGAGTGGCCGTCCGGCTCTGATCGGCAAACGGGCGATGACACGCGTAGGCCGCGCCGTTGAAAAGGGCGAGTCGCAGGGATTCATGAAGGCGCTTGTCGATGCCGAGACACGACACCTTCTTGGAGCGACCATTCTCGGTGTTGGCGGAGATGAGGCAATCCATTGCCTTCTGACGTGTATGTATGCGAAGCAGCCGATCGATCTGATCGCGCGTTCCGTGCACATCCATCCGACCGTCTCGGAGCTGATTCCCACCATGCTTCAGGAATTAAAGCCACTTGTATAG
- the metH gene encoding methionine synthase, with protein MSVGDRAVDTIEFKPLRLSGSQPFTQQEGVYIMLGERTNVAGSPKFAKLIKEGKYEEAVSVARQQVENGANVIDICMDEGMIDGVAAMTRYLQLLASEPEVAKVPFMVDSSKWEVIEAGLKCLQGKGIVNSISLKEGEEKFRKNASTVMKYGAAVVVMAFDEQGQAATYDEKIRICERAYRILVDEVGFAPEDIIFDPNILTVATGMEEHNNYAVDFINATRWIKENLPHAKVSGGVSNISFSFRGNNKVREAMHSAFLYHAIAAGMDMGIVNAGMLEVYEEIEPKLKVLVEDVLLNRRPDATERLVEYGETLRGASSGAATEKKTEEWRNGSVEERLSHALVRGIDTYIEIDAEEARVRLGRPLLVIEGPLMAGMSVVGDLFGSGKMFLPQVVKSARVMKKAVAHLTPYMEAEKEALIASGQEVKAQGKILLATVKGDVHDIGKNIVGVVLACNNYEVIDMGVMVSSEKILARAKEEKVDLIGLSGLITPSLDEMVHVASEMERQGFKLPLLIGGATTSRAHTAVKIAPHYSQPVVHVLDASRAVPVTTSLLSEDGKAAFVEQHRADYEALRRNHAAPKLKAIPLATARARRSPIEWCANDLPVPAFTGVRVLESVPLKTLREYIDWSPFFHTWGMKGIYPRILEDERTGVEARKIFTDANVLLDKIIEKKLLTARGVFGLFPANAVGDDVELYANENREEVTTKFHFLRQQVNREGSEPCRSLADFIAPKETGLTDSIGAFAVTTGIGLKEVVDAFRAANDDYNAIMVEAIADRLAEAFAEWLHKQVRDAWGYGLTEDLKPSQMVEETYRGIRPAPGYPACPDHTEKGTIWNLLDVEAKTGIRITESFAMWPGSSVSGLYFGHPKSRYFSLGKIDKDQVMDYAERKGLTIAEVERWLGQNLNYDPTA; from the coding sequence GTGAGCGTAGGTGATCGTGCAGTCGACACGATAGAGTTCAAGCCGCTTCGACTCTCAGGCTCGCAGCCGTTCACGCAGCAGGAGGGCGTGTACATCATGCTGGGCGAGCGTACCAACGTCGCGGGCTCGCCGAAGTTCGCCAAGCTGATCAAAGAGGGCAAGTACGAAGAGGCCGTCAGCGTCGCGCGCCAGCAGGTGGAGAACGGCGCCAACGTCATCGATATCTGCATGGACGAGGGCATGATCGACGGCGTCGCCGCGATGACGCGCTATCTGCAACTGCTGGCCAGCGAGCCCGAAGTCGCCAAGGTGCCCTTCATGGTGGACTCCTCGAAGTGGGAGGTCATCGAGGCGGGGCTGAAGTGCCTGCAGGGCAAAGGAATTGTGAACTCCATCTCGCTGAAGGAAGGCGAGGAGAAGTTCCGTAAGAACGCCTCTACCGTTATGAAGTATGGCGCTGCTGTTGTCGTGATGGCCTTCGATGAGCAGGGTCAGGCAGCGACCTACGACGAGAAGATCCGCATCTGCGAACGCGCCTATCGGATACTGGTCGACGAGGTCGGGTTTGCGCCGGAAGACATCATCTTTGACCCAAACATCCTGACCGTCGCGACCGGCATGGAGGAGCACAATAACTACGCGGTCGACTTCATCAACGCCACGCGTTGGATCAAAGAAAACCTGCCCCACGCCAAGGTAAGTGGAGGCGTCTCGAACATCTCGTTCAGCTTCCGCGGCAACAATAAAGTGCGCGAGGCGATGCACTCGGCCTTCCTTTATCACGCGATTGCTGCCGGTATGGACATGGGCATCGTCAACGCCGGCATGCTCGAAGTCTATGAAGAGATCGAACCGAAGCTGAAGGTGTTGGTCGAAGACGTTCTGCTCAATCGGCGTCCCGATGCGACCGAGCGGCTTGTAGAGTACGGCGAGACGCTGCGCGGAGCGAGCAGCGGTGCAGCAACGGAGAAGAAGACAGAGGAGTGGCGAAACGGCTCCGTCGAAGAACGGTTGTCACACGCTTTGGTGCGCGGAATCGACACCTACATCGAGATCGATGCGGAAGAGGCCCGAGTGAGGCTGGGACGGCCTCTGCTGGTGATCGAAGGCCCGCTGATGGCGGGTATGAGCGTCGTCGGCGATCTCTTCGGTTCGGGCAAGATGTTCCTGCCGCAGGTGGTCAAGTCAGCCCGCGTCATGAAGAAAGCCGTAGCCCACCTCACGCCGTACATGGAAGCCGAGAAAGAAGCGCTGATCGCCTCTGGCCAGGAGGTGAAGGCACAGGGAAAGATTCTTCTGGCGACTGTAAAGGGCGACGTTCACGACATTGGCAAGAACATCGTCGGCGTGGTGCTGGCCTGCAATAACTACGAGGTCATCGACATGGGCGTGATGGTCTCGTCGGAGAAGATTCTGGCGCGCGCCAAGGAAGAGAAGGTCGACCTGATCGGACTGAGCGGCCTCATCACGCCGTCGCTCGACGAGATGGTGCATGTTGCCAGCGAGATGGAGCGGCAAGGGTTCAAGCTGCCACTGCTGATTGGCGGCGCCACGACGAGCCGCGCGCATACCGCCGTGAAGATCGCGCCACACTACAGCCAGCCGGTCGTCCATGTTCTCGACGCGAGCCGTGCCGTGCCCGTAACGACGAGCCTGTTGAGCGAGGACGGCAAGGCAGCATTCGTCGAGCAGCACCGCGCCGACTATGAGGCTCTGCGAAGAAACCATGCCGCGCCGAAGCTGAAGGCCATCCCGCTGGCCACGGCACGCGCAAGACGGTCGCCGATCGAGTGGTGCGCCAACGATCTTCCCGTGCCCGCCTTCACCGGCGTCCGCGTCCTTGAATCCGTTCCGCTCAAGACGCTGCGCGAGTACATCGACTGGTCGCCGTTCTTCCACACCTGGGGCATGAAGGGAATCTATCCGCGAATCCTTGAGGATGAACGCACGGGAGTGGAGGCGCGGAAGATCTTCACCGATGCCAATGTGCTGTTGGACAAGATCATCGAGAAGAAGCTGCTGACCGCACGTGGAGTCTTTGGCCTGTTCCCTGCCAATGCTGTTGGCGATGATGTCGAGTTGTATGCGAATGAGAATCGCGAAGAGGTGACCACGAAGTTCCACTTCCTGCGCCAGCAGGTGAATCGTGAGGGCTCCGAGCCTTGCCGGTCCCTCGCCGACTTCATCGCTCCGAAGGAGACGGGCCTTACCGATTCCATTGGAGCCTTTGCTGTAACGACCGGCATTGGCCTGAAGGAAGTTGTAGATGCCTTCCGCGCTGCGAACGACGACTACAACGCGATCATGGTCGAGGCCATCGCAGACCGGCTTGCCGAAGCCTTCGCGGAGTGGTTGCACAAGCAGGTGCGCGACGCCTGGGGCTACGGCCTGACGGAAGATCTCAAGCCGTCGCAGATGGTCGAAGAGACCTATCGCGGCATTCGGCCCGCGCCCGGTTATCCTGCCTGTCCGGACCACACGGAGAAAGGCACTATCTGGAACTTGCTGGACGTCGAAGCCAAGACAGGAATCCGCATCACCGAATCGTTCGCTATGTGGCCGGGATCCAGCGTCAGCGGTCTCTACTTCGGGCATCCCAAGTCGCGCTACTTCAGCCTGGGCAAGATCGACAAAGATCAAGTCATGGATTATGCCGAACGCAAGGGACTCACGATCGCCGAGGTAGAGAGATGGCTGGGGCAGAACCTGAACTATGACCCCACTGCATAG